A window from Armatimonas rosea encodes these proteins:
- a CDS encoding ParB/RepB/Spo0J family partition protein, protein MASENLSLDKIRPNENQPRRTFYQESLEELAASIKERGVLQPIVVRPLTGKDKGFYQIVMGERRYRASKMLGMATIPAIIRDLSDEDAATDALLENYQREDMNVIEKARAIQGLLQHMSYEKIAKTLGVSEATVRRTLELLELPIPIQQELIQNPAKGALFQEGHARVLLGINDDTASQLRLVEKVKNEKLNISDLEKILTAIKQFPNKKEAFLRVSVGVTEQMLRSLGAREERKKPYKSQTAEQHLKSIEKQASTLADMMDDRIGEFLSAEQMNQLLATTAELQRDLENFNTKIRDSLATKDFGFREVYIHCPLCGRVELIGSVRCSVCWTILRRCYDCGNYDRNFEKCGITGAKIFVAEAENPKEHSKSYRCPMYKPKFDTQATRLKMVA, encoded by the coding sequence ATGGCATCAGAAAACCTTTCCCTTGACAAGATTCGTCCCAACGAAAATCAACCGCGTCGAACATTTTATCAGGAATCTCTGGAAGAGTTAGCCGCGTCGATCAAAGAGCGTGGTGTCCTGCAGCCAATCGTGGTTCGTCCCTTGACAGGAAAGGACAAGGGCTTCTACCAGATTGTCATGGGCGAGCGCCGCTACCGTGCCAGCAAGATGCTGGGCATGGCGACCATCCCCGCGATTATCCGTGACCTCAGCGATGAAGATGCCGCCACCGATGCTCTCCTGGAGAACTACCAGCGCGAGGACATGAATGTCATCGAGAAGGCACGGGCGATCCAGGGCCTTCTCCAGCACATGAGCTACGAGAAGATCGCCAAGACACTCGGAGTCTCAGAGGCGACTGTCCGGCGGACCCTGGAGCTTCTAGAGCTGCCGATTCCCATCCAGCAAGAGCTGATCCAGAACCCCGCCAAGGGCGCGCTGTTCCAAGAGGGCCACGCGCGCGTGCTGCTGGGGATCAACGACGATACCGCGAGCCAGCTGCGCTTGGTCGAGAAGGTCAAGAACGAGAAGCTCAATATCTCGGACCTTGAGAAGATTCTGACCGCGATCAAGCAGTTCCCCAACAAGAAAGAGGCGTTTCTGCGTGTCTCGGTGGGCGTGACCGAGCAGATGCTACGGAGTCTGGGTGCCCGCGAAGAGCGCAAGAAGCCCTACAAGTCCCAGACCGCCGAGCAGCACCTCAAGAGTATCGAGAAGCAGGCCTCCACCCTCGCGGACATGATGGACGACCGCATTGGGGAGTTCCTCTCCGCGGAGCAGATGAACCAGCTCCTGGCCACCACGGCGGAGCTCCAGCGCGATCTGGAGAACTTCAATACCAAGATCCGCGACTCGCTGGCCACCAAGGACTTTGGCTTCCGCGAGGTCTATATCCACTGCCCGCTCTGTGGCCGCGTCGAGCTGATTGGCTCCGTGCGCTGCTCGGTGTGCTGGACCATCCTGCGGCGCTGCTACGACTGCGGCAACTACGACCGCAACTTTGAGAAGTGTGGCATCACCGGTGCCAAGATCTTTGTGGCCGAGGCGGAGAACCCCAAGGAGCACTCCAAGAGCTACCGCTGCCCCATGTACAAGCCCAAGTTCGACACGCAGGCGACCCGCCTCAAGATGGTTGCCTAG
- a CDS encoding YtxH domain-containing protein has product MANNKSDFLVGFLIGGALGAAVALLYAPQSGDETRGKLKEKSGELKDKTSETYEKARTKATEVGGQLKDKTTTLASTVKESATSVASRIGKRGAAEEPEAAGA; this is encoded by the coding sequence ATGGCAAACAATAAGAGTGATTTTCTCGTCGGCTTTCTGATCGGTGGTGCTCTAGGCGCCGCTGTCGCGCTGCTCTATGCCCCGCAGAGCGGCGATGAGACCCGCGGAAAGCTCAAGGAGAAGAGCGGCGAGCTCAAGGACAAGACCAGCGAGACCTACGAGAAAGCCCGCACCAAGGCCACCGAGGTCGGGGGGCAGCTCAAGGATAAGACCACGACCCTCGCCTCGACCGTCAAAGAGTCCGCCACCAGTGTCGCCTCGCGAATCGGCAAGCGAGGTGCCGCCGAGGAACCCGAGGCTGCTGGGGCCTAA
- a CDS encoding zinc metalloprotease: MNKTLIASSLSLLGVVALTGFVGLNSAKSAPQNSPAVIIGSGSWQNKAAFVASGARCPVPTPDALTLQMIESDLALTRTVRDAARLGQFSAFSRGAGTVTIPVYFHVITNTSGAGNLTDAQIQAQIDVLNKAYSGLDKLPNGTTPNGATVNTPFRFVLATGGIDRTANNTWYTVGYGTTAETQMKTALRRGGAGDLNLYSANIGGGLLGWATFPSSYSSNPKNDGVVLLTSSLPGGSAAPYNLGDTATHEVGHWLGLYHTFQGGCSATNDSVSDTNAERTSFFGTWTTTTIPDTCTGNKYPGRDPVENFMDYTDDAYMYRFTQGQADRMDLSVITYRGL; the protein is encoded by the coding sequence ATGAACAAAACTCTCATCGCTTCTAGCCTCTCTCTACTGGGCGTCGTCGCCCTCACAGGGTTTGTCGGCCTCAACAGTGCCAAGAGTGCGCCACAAAACTCTCCGGCGGTGATCATTGGCTCGGGGAGCTGGCAGAACAAGGCGGCCTTTGTTGCCAGCGGCGCACGGTGCCCGGTTCCCACCCCCGATGCCCTCACCCTCCAGATGATTGAGTCCGATCTCGCCCTGACCCGCACGGTCCGTGATGCCGCGCGGTTGGGGCAGTTCTCTGCCTTCTCCCGTGGCGCGGGCACGGTGACCATCCCGGTCTACTTCCACGTGATCACCAACACCTCCGGCGCGGGCAACCTCACCGATGCCCAGATCCAGGCCCAGATCGATGTTCTCAACAAGGCCTACTCCGGGCTGGATAAGCTCCCCAATGGCACGACCCCCAACGGTGCGACGGTAAACACCCCCTTCCGGTTCGTGCTGGCCACCGGTGGGATCGACCGCACTGCAAACAACACCTGGTACACGGTTGGCTACGGTACGACAGCCGAGACCCAGATGAAGACCGCACTCCGACGGGGCGGTGCCGGGGACCTCAACCTCTACTCCGCCAATATCGGCGGGGGGCTCCTGGGCTGGGCAACCTTCCCCTCTAGCTACTCCTCCAATCCCAAGAACGACGGTGTCGTGCTCTTGACCTCGTCGCTGCCGGGCGGCTCCGCAGCTCCCTACAACCTGGGCGACACCGCCACCCACGAGGTGGGCCACTGGCTCGGCCTCTACCACACCTTCCAGGGTGGCTGTTCTGCCACCAATGACAGTGTCAGCGATACCAACGCCGAGCGTACGTCGTTCTTTGGCACCTGGACCACGACCACTATCCCCGACACCTGCACGGGCAACAAGTACCCGGGCCGCGACCCGGTCGAGAACTTCATGGACTACACCGACGATGCCTACATGTACCGGTTCACGCAGGGCCAGGCAGACCGCATGGACCTCTCGGTGATTACGTACCGTGGTCTTTAG
- a CDS encoding ABC transporter ATP-binding protein, translating into MSLPAIQLEHVHKRFVLQSSGYAGLKGMLGALFDGKAPEKKVITALDDVSLTIQKGETVALLGRNGSGKSTLLSLIANVMKPDSGAVTFPASADPTHPRLAPLLEVGAGFHPDLTGLQNITFNGSILGLTRAQMEVRRDDILAFADFDKPEYYTMPVRSYSSGMFVRLGFAVAVHTDPEIVLVDETLAVGDALFQEKCLAKIAEFQREGRTIVVVSHDMEAVKKVATRAVWLAQARVAADSQDVAGVIQQYLSSLTKDHGT; encoded by the coding sequence ATGAGCCTGCCCGCGATCCAGCTAGAGCACGTCCACAAGCGCTTTGTCCTCCAGTCCAGCGGCTATGCCGGTCTAAAAGGGATGCTGGGGGCGCTCTTTGACGGAAAAGCACCCGAAAAAAAGGTCATCACCGCACTCGATGATGTCTCGCTGACTATTCAGAAAGGGGAGACGGTGGCGCTTCTGGGGCGCAATGGCTCAGGGAAATCGACGCTGCTCTCGCTGATTGCCAATGTGATGAAGCCCGACTCGGGGGCAGTGACCTTTCCCGCCTCGGCTGACCCGACCCACCCGCGCTTGGCTCCGCTTCTGGAGGTTGGGGCGGGCTTCCACCCCGACCTGACGGGCCTGCAGAATATCACCTTCAATGGCTCGATCCTGGGGCTCACACGGGCGCAGATGGAGGTACGGCGCGACGATATCCTGGCGTTTGCGGACTTTGACAAGCCGGAGTACTACACCATGCCCGTGCGCTCATACTCGTCGGGGATGTTCGTGCGGCTTGGGTTTGCGGTCGCGGTCCACACCGACCCGGAGATCGTCTTGGTGGATGAGACACTGGCGGTGGGGGACGCGCTCTTTCAGGAGAAGTGCCTCGCCAAGATCGCCGAGTTCCAGCGTGAGGGCCGAACCATCGTCGTGGTGAGCCACGACATGGAGGCGGTGAAAAAAGTCGCGACCCGGGCCGTGTGGCTTGCACAGGCCCGGGTCGCTGCAGATAGTCAGGATGTTGCCGGGGTTATCCAGCAGTACCTAAGCTCCCTGACTAAAGACCACGGTACGTAA
- a CDS encoding ABC transporter permease codes for MSLFQEAREAWRYRELFHNLVQRELDVRYKNSKLGIAWSLANPIVRALILWAVFYFVFNSKVDNYAAYVLAAFFPWTYFLTGVLDAGDAVSKQLGLVRKVYFPRELLPLATTVANLRHFLLSLGVVLFPLLAFLYIRDSLTHHSLTLPPRELLLLPLLVVMQTLLIGGIALFLSALNVFFEDVKFLTAVALDLLFYAVPIMYFLEQVRFSEKVPSFVYTLYLLNPMTVILTSYRAFLLPIPPKAEVPGIKDPIYINLGVPWPYFWLAFVVCVATFIGGYAFFNSRKWRFVEQL; via the coding sequence ATGAGCCTCTTTCAAGAAGCCCGCGAAGCATGGCGCTACCGGGAGCTGTTTCACAACCTCGTCCAGCGCGAGCTCGATGTTCGCTACAAAAACTCCAAGCTAGGAATCGCTTGGTCGCTGGCAAACCCCATTGTCCGTGCCTTGATCCTCTGGGCCGTTTTTTACTTCGTCTTTAACAGCAAAGTCGATAACTACGCTGCCTATGTCCTCGCGGCGTTTTTTCCCTGGACTTACTTTCTCACGGGGGTCTTGGATGCCGGCGATGCGGTCTCCAAGCAACTCGGTCTCGTGCGCAAGGTCTACTTTCCCCGTGAGCTCCTTCCGCTGGCGACCACCGTGGCGAACCTGCGGCACTTCTTGCTCTCGCTGGGAGTCGTGCTGTTCCCGCTGCTCGCCTTTCTCTATATCCGCGACTCTCTCACCCACCACAGCCTGACCCTGCCGCCCCGCGAGCTTCTCCTCCTCCCGCTCTTGGTGGTGATGCAGACCCTGCTGATCGGGGGGATCGCGCTGTTTCTCTCAGCACTGAATGTGTTTTTCGAGGATGTTAAGTTCCTGACTGCGGTGGCGCTAGACCTGCTGTTCTACGCCGTGCCGATCATGTACTTCCTGGAGCAGGTGCGCTTCTCCGAGAAAGTACCGTCGTTTGTCTACACGCTCTACCTGCTCAACCCCATGACGGTGATCCTGACCAGCTACCGGGCGTTCCTGCTTCCCATCCCGCCCAAGGCCGAGGTCCCGGGGATTAAAGACCCTATCTACATTAACCTTGGGGTCCCGTGGCCGTACTTCTGGCTTGCGTTCGTGGTCTGTGTCGCGACTTTTATTGGGGGCTATGCCTTCTTCAATAGCCGCAAGTGGCGCTTTGTGGAGCAGCTATGA
- a CDS encoding helix-turn-helix domain-containing protein, translating to MPGIPVQTGETNETMDAENRELLTVEQAANYLQLSQSSIRSYIRQGKLKAFRVAGKRKVLIHREDLLKLLEPARDEEE from the coding sequence ATGCCTGGCATCCCGGTGCAGACAGGAGAAACGAACGAGACGATGGATGCGGAAAACAGGGAACTTCTGACAGTGGAACAGGCGGCAAACTACCTGCAGCTGTCGCAATCCAGTATCCGTTCGTACATCCGACAGGGCAAGCTCAAGGCCTTCCGGGTTGCAGGCAAGCGAAAAGTGCTCATCCATCGCGAAGATCTCCTCAAGCTCTTGGAACCCGCTCGCGACGAAGAAGAGTAA
- a CDS encoding S-methyl-5'-thioadenosine phosphorylase: MAQVGIFGGSGLYQLLTGTVEERWIETPYGPPSDKVVLGELGGREVAFLPRHGRGHTIPPHKINYRANLWAMKALGVEAVIGPCAVGSLQKHIEPGHIVLCDQFVDRTTGRADTFFEGPIVTHVSAAEPYCPILRAHALAVCQRRGVAVHESGTMVVINGPRFSTKAESRWFTSMGWDIIGMTQYPEAYLARELELPYVNLSMVTDYDAGLVSDDGAAVTHEAVLEVFAANIENLRGLLVELVQSLPDTSASPARTALTGARLG, from the coding sequence ATGGCACAGGTAGGTATCTTTGGCGGGTCGGGTCTCTATCAGCTCCTCACGGGTACGGTCGAGGAGCGCTGGATCGAAACTCCCTACGGCCCCCCCTCGGATAAAGTCGTTTTAGGGGAGCTGGGAGGCCGGGAGGTGGCGTTTCTGCCGCGGCACGGGCGAGGGCACACGATCCCTCCCCATAAGATCAACTACCGCGCGAATCTCTGGGCGATGAAGGCGCTCGGGGTGGAGGCGGTGATCGGGCCGTGCGCAGTGGGCTCGCTCCAGAAACACATCGAGCCTGGCCATATTGTTCTCTGTGACCAGTTTGTGGACCGCACGACCGGCCGGGCCGATACGTTTTTTGAGGGCCCTATTGTCACCCATGTCTCCGCGGCGGAGCCCTACTGCCCGATCCTGCGCGCCCACGCGCTCGCGGTCTGCCAGAGGCGCGGTGTCGCGGTGCACGAGAGTGGGACCATGGTGGTGATCAATGGGCCGCGCTTCTCCACCAAGGCGGAGTCGCGCTGGTTCACGAGCATGGGCTGGGACATTATCGGCATGACCCAGTACCCCGAGGCCTATCTGGCGCGTGAGCTGGAGCTTCCCTACGTCAACCTCTCGATGGTCACGGACTACGATGCGGGCCTGGTCAGTGACGATGGCGCGGCAGTGACCCATGAGGCGGTCTTGGAGGTCTTTGCGGCCAATATCGAGAACCTCCGCGGGCTGCTCGTCGAGCTGGTGCAGTCCCTGCCCGACACCAGTGCCAGCCCCGCGCGAACCGCGCTCACAGGTGCACGACTTGGCTAA
- a CDS encoding sigma-70 family RNA polymerase sigma factor translates to MHDLAKQTPDELFETQFLPHLDALYRAALSMTRNPQDADDLVQDTFLRAFQFIDKFQVGTNARAWLFRILTNLFINRYRRAKREPEKTSYDEMEDFFLYNRLQDAYVSGKSDTPEAAVLNKVQAEAIHEAIGNLPDEYRETVILADVNELSYLEISEILEVPIGTVRSRLSRGRRLVQRALWAFTEENPR, encoded by the coding sequence GTGCACGACTTGGCTAAGCAAACACCCGACGAGCTCTTTGAGACACAGTTTCTTCCCCACCTGGATGCGCTCTACCGTGCGGCTCTCTCCATGACGCGCAACCCACAGGATGCCGACGATCTGGTGCAAGACACCTTCCTGCGCGCCTTCCAGTTTATTGACAAATTTCAAGTGGGAACCAATGCGCGGGCATGGCTGTTTCGCATACTAACCAACCTGTTTATCAATCGCTACCGCCGCGCCAAGCGGGAGCCGGAGAAGACATCCTACGATGAGATGGAGGATTTTTTCCTCTACAATCGGCTTCAAGATGCCTATGTATCGGGTAAGTCCGACACTCCGGAGGCAGCGGTGCTCAACAAGGTACAGGCTGAGGCGATTCACGAAGCGATCGGAAATCTTCCCGATGAGTACCGGGAGACCGTGATCTTGGCGGATGTGAATGAGCTCTCGTATCTGGAGATCAGTGAGATTCTGGAGGTCCCCATTGGGACGGTACGCTCCCGGCTCTCTCGTGGGCGGCGGCTGGTGCAGCGCGCCCTGTGGGCCTTTACAGAAGAAAACCCACGCTAG
- a CDS encoding zf-HC2 domain-containing protein — MKTTPVESLEYNQCEEAVKRLNDFLSRELAPDEEVQVQRHLQECNGCFEKFHFEETLLRRLRDAVGQVQAPDGLRQRILGLLHKNH, encoded by the coding sequence ATGAAGACGACTCCGGTCGAGTCTTTGGAATACAATCAGTGTGAAGAGGCAGTCAAGCGGCTCAACGATTTTTTGAGCAGAGAGCTCGCTCCCGACGAAGAGGTGCAGGTTCAGCGGCACCTCCAGGAGTGCAATGGCTGCTTTGAGAAGTTTCACTTTGAAGAGACGCTGCTGCGTCGGCTTCGGGACGCGGTTGGGCAGGTGCAGGCCCCGGATGGGCTACGCCAGCGCATCCTAGGCCTGCTCCACAAGAACCACTAA
- a CDS encoding cupin encodes MDIKPEDLPVKVEKPWGYEIWYAWTDIYVGKIIHVNAGQKLSLQYHNHKDETSYLLKGRMKLTKGATVDTLTITEIGEGHQWRNRPLEIHTIEAIEDSDVLEVSTPQLDDVVRLQDAYGREGTSAP; translated from the coding sequence ATGGACATTAAACCTGAAGACCTCCCCGTGAAGGTCGAGAAACCCTGGGGCTACGAGATCTGGTATGCCTGGACGGATATCTATGTCGGCAAGATCATTCATGTCAATGCCGGGCAGAAGCTCAGCCTGCAGTACCACAACCACAAGGACGAGACAAGCTACTTGCTAAAAGGGCGCATGAAGCTCACCAAGGGCGCGACCGTCGATACCCTCACCATCACCGAGATCGGGGAGGGGCACCAGTGGCGCAACCGTCCGCTGGAGATTCACACGATCGAGGCGATCGAGGACTCCGATGTGCTGGAGGTCTCCACCCCCCAGCTCGACGATGTGGTGCGGCTACAGGATGCCTATGGGCGTGAGGGGACGAGCGCGCCTTAG
- a CDS encoding phosphotransferase, with amino-acid sequence MHLDRILSLGPLAFQGENARVSRVVTAGGEIWILKAGGTVREGEVVAALAAHQPLVPAFFGESAQGLLFSELPGQNLAEVFAQPSRHHARLAHALGEALRQIHAWEPPLEKQTTSWREAALARVRATALAHAGERIAYNFSPFSGHEYGALAAWVEAESAKTPPALAFCHGDACLPNFLTDGGTITGIVDWGDGGWADPRFDLATALWSLRRNGAPECQDDFLVGYGWEGGTESLALFEAVYTLWE; translated from the coding sequence ATGCACCTAGATCGCATCCTATCATTGGGGCCGCTTGCCTTCCAAGGAGAGAACGCACGCGTGAGCCGTGTGGTTACGGCAGGCGGTGAGATTTGGATTCTCAAGGCGGGAGGCACGGTGCGCGAGGGCGAGGTTGTCGCGGCACTGGCAGCCCACCAGCCGTTGGTTCCGGCGTTTTTTGGGGAGAGCGCCCAGGGCCTTCTCTTCTCGGAGCTGCCCGGCCAAAATCTGGCAGAGGTGTTCGCGCAGCCGTCGCGGCACCACGCACGGCTCGCCCACGCGCTAGGCGAGGCACTGCGACAGATCCACGCCTGGGAGCCGCCCCTCGAAAAGCAAACGACCTCCTGGCGGGAAGCGGCTCTGGCACGGGTGCGGGCGACCGCACTGGCCCACGCGGGCGAGCGCATCGCCTACAACTTCTCGCCGTTTTCCGGGCACGAGTATGGGGCACTGGCGGCGTGGGTTGAGGCCGAGAGCGCCAAGACTCCCCCCGCGCTTGCTTTTTGTCACGGCGATGCCTGCTTGCCCAATTTCCTCACCGACGGAGGTACTATCACAGGGATCGTGGACTGGGGCGACGGCGGCTGGGCCGACCCGCGCTTTGACCTCGCCACCGCCCTCTGGAGCCTGCGCCGCAACGGTGCCCCCGAGTGCCAGGATGATTTCTTGGTAGGCTACGGCTGGGAGGGGGGCACGGAGAGCCTGGCGCTCTTTGAGGCCGTCTACACGCTTTGGGAGTAA
- a CDS encoding phytanoyl-CoA dioxygenase family protein, whose amino-acid sequence MSWIDREFFDTHGYVVAKGVVPKPLCAAVIAAEYDFLGFDPANPAGWYQEPLKRGGMLELYQHQALWDTRQHPSVHAVFTELYGTERLWVSIDRVNFNPPVHPQFPEYDHPGMIHWDIDPMQAHTTPLRVQGVLYLSDTPVERGGFCCVPGHHKLITRWAESREAVPGAPDEGKRTPRDKSEITIVPIPAEAGDLVIWDTRLLHGNGRNLSDQPRLAQYITMWPERYENEAERTDRVLRWQERLNPDAFWAPGDPRRWEQLHGTTAVLTELGKKLLGAEPWSPPTPTTGGE is encoded by the coding sequence ATGAGCTGGATCGACCGAGAGTTTTTTGACACCCATGGCTATGTTGTCGCCAAGGGTGTCGTCCCCAAGCCCCTCTGCGCTGCGGTGATCGCGGCGGAGTACGACTTTCTGGGCTTCGATCCCGCCAACCCCGCCGGCTGGTACCAGGAGCCGCTCAAGCGCGGCGGGATGCTGGAGCTCTACCAGCATCAGGCGCTCTGGGACACGCGCCAGCACCCCAGTGTCCATGCAGTCTTTACCGAGCTCTACGGCACCGAGCGGCTCTGGGTGAGTATCGACCGGGTGAACTTCAACCCGCCGGTTCATCCGCAGTTCCCCGAGTACGACCACCCCGGCATGATCCACTGGGATATCGACCCCATGCAGGCGCACACCACTCCCCTACGGGTCCAGGGCGTGCTCTACCTCTCAGACACCCCGGTCGAGCGCGGCGGGTTTTGCTGTGTCCCTGGCCACCACAAGCTCATCACGCGCTGGGCCGAGAGCCGCGAGGCGGTGCCCGGTGCGCCCGACGAAGGCAAGCGGACGCCGCGGGATAAGAGCGAGATCACGATTGTCCCGATCCCCGCGGAGGCCGGCGATTTAGTCATCTGGGACACGCGGCTCCTGCACGGCAACGGCCGCAATCTCTCCGACCAGCCCCGCCTGGCGCAGTACATCACGATGTGGCCCGAGCGCTACGAGAACGAGGCCGAGCGCACCGACCGCGTCCTGCGCTGGCAAGAGCGTCTCAACCCCGATGCCTTCTGGGCACCCGGCGACCCGCGCCGCTGGGAGCAGCTCCACGGCACGACCGCTGTCTTAACCGAGCTAGGAAAGAAGCTCCTGGGCGCCGAGCCCTGGAGCCCCCCAACCCCCACGACTGGGGGAGAGTAA
- a CDS encoding dipeptide epimerase — protein MTITTNHITLEKITPLRISRGVSGNSVNLIVTIEHEGITGLGELAPNGVSGDKAETGERDIEALRPALAALAPWELERVEGVLSELRSAAVGLDGVGSGGAIKAAIEMACHDWVGKKLGVPVWKLLGLDLSKTVETSVTVGIQSPEDAATQTRDWHTRTGARVLKIKLGSPEGIDADQAMFAAIQAAARPDAIFRVDANGGWSVAEAQTMIPWLAARGVEYVEQPLAQDNEDGLPHLRPAPIPIFVDETIRVASDVPRFAHVVDGVNVKLMKCGGLREALRIVAVAKAHGLKTMLGCMGETSLAITAGAQIGAAFDHLDLDSHLNLKNDPFIGASWTGGKVVPTDAPGLGVAPV, from the coding sequence ATGACCATCACCACCAACCACATCACGCTAGAGAAGATCACGCCCCTGCGCATCAGCCGCGGGGTGAGCGGCAACAGTGTCAACCTGATCGTCACGATTGAGCACGAGGGCATCACGGGCCTCGGGGAGCTGGCACCCAACGGGGTCAGCGGTGACAAGGCAGAGACGGGTGAGCGCGATATCGAGGCGCTCCGTCCTGCACTCGCGGCGCTGGCCCCGTGGGAGCTGGAGCGGGTCGAGGGCGTGCTCTCGGAGCTGCGCTCGGCGGCGGTGGGCCTGGATGGAGTCGGGAGCGGCGGGGCGATCAAGGCGGCGATCGAGATGGCCTGCCACGACTGGGTCGGCAAGAAGCTAGGCGTCCCGGTCTGGAAGCTGCTCGGGCTGGACCTGAGCAAGACCGTGGAGACGTCGGTGACCGTGGGGATTCAGTCGCCCGAGGACGCCGCCACCCAGACCCGCGACTGGCACACCCGCACCGGGGCACGGGTCCTGAAGATCAAGCTGGGGAGCCCTGAGGGAATCGACGCCGACCAGGCGATGTTTGCCGCGATCCAAGCTGCTGCCCGGCCCGATGCCATCTTCCGGGTCGATGCCAACGGCGGCTGGAGTGTCGCCGAGGCGCAGACCATGATCCCCTGGCTGGCGGCGCGCGGGGTGGAGTATGTCGAGCAGCCACTCGCCCAAGACAACGAAGACGGCCTCCCCCACCTGCGCCCCGCCCCGATCCCGATCTTCGTGGACGAGACCATCCGGGTGGCGAGCGATGTCCCGCGCTTTGCCCATGTGGTCGATGGGGTCAATGTCAAGCTCATGAAGTGCGGCGGCCTGCGCGAGGCATTGCGGATTGTCGCGGTCGCCAAGGCACACGGCCTCAAGACCATGCTCGGCTGCATGGGCGAGACCAGCCTCGCCATCACCGCCGGTGCCCAGATCGGCGCGGCCTTCGACCATCTGGACCTCGATAGCCACCTGAACCTCAAGAACGACCCGTTTATCGGGGCAAGCTGGACGGGCGGGAAAGTCGTCCCCACCGACGCGCCTGGCCTCGGTGTAGCGCCGGTTTAG
- a CDS encoding LacI family DNA-binding transcriptional regulator, producing MADSPLVNPETKKRIQLLASAAGYQVNQVARNLKVKSTRTIGLIVPEVSNPYYPTLVQLVADHARQAGYNLQLQLSGTQQENEALCVASLREQRADGILLVTAEQGLVAREQVTALRAAGVPVVLMGWVEGADGFDLVTGDDALGGYALARHLLALGHQRIAVLGKPPHRGRYDRLHGFQQALDEAGVALPDALHLPLTDAADVEDRVAQLLALPKRPTAIFAYQDSLAALVMGQLTRAGLALPQQMTVVGYDNLDLATYVFPPLTTVGEHIGPLADAFVRLLIGRIQKTAPDSPQHVIVVPRLVVRSSCGPPYNQTQGEN from the coding sequence CTGGCCGACAGCCCGCTGGTCAATCCCGAGACCAAGAAGCGCATCCAGCTCCTGGCGAGCGCGGCGGGCTACCAGGTTAACCAGGTGGCGCGCAACCTCAAGGTGAAGTCCACCCGCACGATTGGTCTGATTGTCCCCGAGGTCTCCAACCCCTACTACCCGACCCTCGTCCAGCTGGTCGCCGACCACGCGCGGCAGGCGGGCTACAACCTCCAGCTCCAGCTCAGCGGCACGCAGCAGGAGAACGAGGCGCTTTGCGTGGCATCGCTGCGGGAGCAGCGCGCCGATGGGATTCTCCTCGTGACCGCCGAGCAGGGCCTGGTCGCCCGCGAGCAAGTGACCGCGCTCCGGGCGGCGGGGGTCCCGGTCGTGCTGATGGGCTGGGTCGAGGGGGCCGACGGCTTTGATCTGGTCACCGGCGACGATGCCCTTGGAGGCTACGCGCTGGCGCGGCATCTGCTGGCACTCGGGCACCAGCGGATCGCGGTGCTGGGCAAGCCTCCCCACCGGGGCCGCTACGACCGCCTGCACGGCTTCCAGCAAGCCCTCGACGAAGCCGGAGTGGCACTCCCCGATGCGCTTCATCTGCCTCTCACCGATGCCGCCGATGTCGAGGATAGGGTCGCGCAGCTCCTGGCACTCCCCAAGCGCCCGACCGCGATCTTTGCCTACCAGGACTCCCTCGCGGCGCTGGTGATGGGGCAGCTCACGCGGGCGGGGCTCGCCCTTCCCCAGCAGATGACCGTGGTCGGCTACGACAACCTGGACCTAGCCACCTATGTCTTCCCTCCGCTCACGACAGTTGGGGAGCATATCGGGCCGCTCGCCGACGCCTTCGTGCGCCTCTTGATCGGACGGATTCAGAAGACAGCGCCCGATAGTCCCCAGCACGTGATTGTCGTGCCGCGGCTCGTGGTGCGCAGCTCCTGCGGGCCGCCCTACAACCAAACCCAAGGAGAGAACTAA